Proteins encoded together in one Lysobacterales bacterium window:
- a CDS encoding ATP-binding protein, translating into MRSAHPFPRFLAPRLREALRDTPAVLIHGPRQSGKTTLAREVGEGRGYRYLSFDDDAIRTAAQADPVGFVTRLSAKTILDEVQRVPEIFTSLKAAIDSRRTSGRFILTGSANVLLVPNLADSLAGRMGILQLHPLAQCEIQRIRPRFLDDLLRGRFRTVLGEPLGRDLARRITDGGYPAVHARREAARRRAWYRDYVETQIQRDVRDLSRIRSLDTLPKLMRLVATHTAGLINVADLAAPFELTRQTIHEHVTLLERVFLLERLPSWHVNPLSRLVKRPKLHIGDTGIACALLGLDAARLDSNRTLLGALLETFVLQDLRRQASWRRDPIDFFHYRDRDNFEVDIVVEGEGVVAGVEVKAAATVTDSDLRGLRRLQSAAGPRFAAGVVLYEGSATISFGNAMFAVPVRRLWETE; encoded by the coding sequence ATGCGTAGCGCTCACCCGTTCCCTCGGTTTCTTGCACCGCGCCTGCGCGAAGCGCTGCGGGACACGCCAGCCGTGCTCATCCATGGACCTCGGCAAAGCGGCAAGACCACGTTGGCCAGAGAGGTCGGGGAGGGCCGTGGCTACCGGTACTTGTCTTTCGACGATGACGCCATCCGGACCGCGGCACAGGCCGACCCGGTCGGGTTCGTCACGCGGCTGTCGGCGAAGACCATTCTCGATGAAGTTCAGCGGGTCCCGGAAATCTTCACCTCGCTGAAAGCTGCGATTGATTCGCGGCGTACTTCCGGCAGGTTCATTCTGACCGGTTCTGCCAACGTACTGCTGGTTCCGAACCTGGCCGACTCGCTTGCCGGTCGGATGGGCATTCTTCAGCTGCATCCGCTCGCGCAGTGCGAGATTCAGCGTATTCGTCCGCGCTTCCTCGATGATCTGCTGCGCGGACGGTTCCGGACTGTTCTGGGCGAGCCGCTTGGACGTGATTTGGCGCGTCGCATCACGGATGGCGGTTATCCAGCCGTCCATGCACGGAGAGAGGCAGCGCGGCGGCGAGCCTGGTATCGCGATTACGTCGAGACCCAGATCCAGCGCGATGTGCGCGATCTGAGCCGCATTCGCTCACTCGACACGCTTCCGAAGTTGATGCGCCTGGTGGCCACCCACACCGCTGGGCTGATCAATGTGGCGGACCTGGCCGCGCCGTTCGAACTGACCCGCCAGACGATCCACGAGCACGTCACCCTACTCGAACGCGTGTTTCTGCTCGAGCGTCTGCCCTCATGGCACGTCAATCCGTTGAGTCGGCTCGTCAAGCGACCGAAGCTGCACATCGGTGATACCGGGATCGCATGCGCGCTGCTCGGGCTCGATGCCGCCCGACTGGACTCCAACCGGACCCTGCTCGGCGCCCTGCTGGAGACCTTCGTGTTGCAGGACTTGCGTCGCCAGGCCAGCTGGCGCCGCGATCCGATTGACTTCTTCCACTACCGGGATCGTGACAACTTTGAGGTCGATATCGTGGTCGAAGGCGAAGGCGTCGTCGCCGGCGTGGAGGTGAAGGCCGCTGCGACCGTAACCGATTCGGACCTGCGCGGGTTGCGCAGACTGCAGAGCGCCGCAGGACCGCGTTTCGCCGCGGGCGTCGTGCTTTACGAGGGCAGCGCCACGATCAGCTTTGGCAACGCGATGTTCGCAGTGCCCGTGCGCCGACTTTGGGAAACGGAATAG
- a CDS encoding acetolactate synthase large subunit: MPNGAQALMQTLADAGVTVCFTNPGTSEMHFVAALDDEPRMRAVLALFEGVATGAADGYARMADRPAATLLHLGCGLGNGLANLHNARKGKVPVVNIVGDHATYHAPLDAQLQSDIETVARNVSPGFVRTSKSTAELCRDAVDAIAAARGLPGQVATLILPADVSWGEGGVPCPPPPAPTPAAADAATVAAIAAILRSGRKSALLLGGRALREPALMAAARIAAKSGAKLLSEVFPTRLERGAGRPPIERIAYLAELAGVQLAGLEHLVLVDAKSPVSFFAYPGKASDLVPAGCTVHTLSTPAQDAAGSLAALARALDADQAPVTLQPAQRPGRPRGRLSAEKVCKAVGHLLPEDAIVIDEAITSGLMLPRMTAGCPAHDLITLTGGAIGQGLPNAIGVAIACPQRPVIALIGDGTAMYTIQSLWTMAREQLDITAIIFNNASYSVLNVELERVGAERIGAKARSQLDLSGPRLDFARLAQGMGVHAARADTAEDFCTAFEYALAHPGPHLIEALIPESLSGTKRRILPWLLRALPSLPPAIAQALKRKLAP; encoded by the coding sequence ATGCCCAATGGCGCCCAAGCCCTGATGCAGACCCTGGCCGATGCCGGCGTCACCGTGTGCTTCACCAACCCCGGTACCAGCGAGATGCACTTCGTCGCCGCGCTCGACGACGAGCCACGCATGCGCGCCGTGCTGGCCCTGTTCGAGGGGGTCGCCACCGGCGCTGCCGACGGCTACGCGCGCATGGCCGACCGCCCCGCGGCGACCCTGCTGCACCTGGGCTGCGGCCTCGGCAACGGGCTTGCCAACCTGCACAACGCGCGCAAGGGCAAGGTGCCGGTGGTGAACATCGTCGGCGACCACGCCACCTACCACGCGCCGCTCGACGCGCAACTGCAGTCCGACATCGAGACCGTGGCGCGCAACGTGTCGCCGGGTTTCGTGCGCACCTCGAAGTCCACGGCCGAACTGTGCCGCGACGCGGTCGATGCCATCGCCGCCGCGCGTGGCTTGCCGGGTCAGGTCGCTACGCTGATCCTGCCCGCCGACGTGTCCTGGGGCGAGGGCGGCGTGCCCTGTCCACCGCCACCGGCACCGACGCCCGCAGCGGCCGATGCCGCCACCGTCGCAGCCATCGCCGCGATCCTGCGCTCCGGTCGCAAGAGCGCGTTGCTGCTTGGCGGCCGTGCGCTGCGCGAACCGGCCCTGATGGCCGCGGCGCGCATCGCCGCGAAATCCGGCGCCAAGCTGCTGTCCGAAGTGTTCCCGACCCGGCTCGAACGCGGCGCCGGCCGCCCACCGATCGAACGCATCGCCTACCTGGCCGAACTCGCCGGCGTGCAGCTCGCCGGCCTTGAGCATCTGGTCCTGGTCGATGCCAAGTCGCCGGTGTCGTTCTTCGCCTATCCGGGCAAGGCCAGCGACCTGGTGCCCGCCGGCTGCACGGTGCATACGCTCTCGACGCCCGCGCAGGACGCGGCCGGCAGCCTCGCGGCGCTCGCGCGTGCGCTCGATGCCGATCAGGCACCCGTCACACTGCAACCCGCGCAACGCCCGGGTCGGCCGCGTGGACGACTCAGCGCGGAAAAGGTGTGCAAGGCGGTCGGCCATCTGCTGCCCGAGGACGCGATCGTCATCGACGAGGCGATCACCTCCGGACTGATGCTGCCGCGCATGACCGCCGGCTGCCCCGCACACGATCTGATCACACTGACCGGCGGCGCCATCGGCCAGGGCCTGCCGAACGCGATCGGCGTCGCCATCGCCTGCCCGCAGCGACCCGTCATCGCGCTCATCGGAGACGGCACTGCGATGTACACGATCCAGTCGCTGTGGACGATGGCGCGCGAACAGCTCGACATCACCGCGATCATCTTCAACAACGCCAGCTACTCGGTGCTCAACGTCGAACTCGAACGCGTCGGCGCCGAACGCATTGGCGCCAAGGCGCGCTCGCAGCTCGACCTCAGCGGACCGCGCCTCGACTTCGCACGCCTCGCCCAGGGCATGGGCGTGCACGCCGCCCGCGCCGACACCGCCGAAGACTTCTGCACGGCATTCGAATATGCGCTCGCGCACCCGGGCCCGCACCTGATCGAAGCGCTGATCCCGGAGTCGCTCAGCGGCACCAAACGCCGCATCCTCCCCTGGCTCCTGCGCGCACTGCCCTCGCTGCCCCCCGCCATCGCGCAGGCCTTGAAGCGCAAGCTGGCGCCGTGA